The nucleotide sequence GAGCGACCACCTCGGCGACTCTTCCTGTTGCTGGAGCAGGTTGGACGAGGTAGACCACTCCCACTTTATGTGGCCTAAATGCCGCTCAGAACGGCAAATTATGTCCGAGTCAACGGACTACCATTAGAACCCAACTTCAATGCACAGGCCCAGGGCGCGCACGTCCCCGGGCCTCATTTCATGCTGATGGCGGCGCCCCAACCGCCCGGGAACATGCTTCCCGGGCGGCACAGACAGCGGCGCCACCGGCCGTGCTGGGGCGGTCTTCTGACCCCAGGGCAAACCGGGCTGCTGCTGTGAGGGCCCGGCCGTTCTGCCCCCCCGGCCGGCGCTGCCCCGCGCGGGCCGCTAGGCTGAAGGGGATGAATGTCAACGCCAAGGGAGATCTGATTGCGCGCGCCATTGCCCTGGGGCTGGGTACCCCCAGTTTCGAGGTCACCACGCAGGGCCCGCCCCACGAGCCCACCTTCCGCGTGACAGTGCGCGTGGGCGGCGAGGCGCTGGGACCCGGCGGCGAGGGCCGCAGCAAGAAAGACGCCGAGCGCATGGCCGCCGAGGCCGCCCTGCAGGCCCTGGACGGGGGAGTGCCAGCCACAGATGAAGATGGAGGCCGCTGGCCCATCTACAGCGCCGTGCTGGCTGGAGCGCTGGAGGTGGCGGCCGACTTCGCCCCGGACGACACGTCCCTGGACGAGGTGCGGGTGCGCGCCGCGCAGCTGTACCGCGACCTGCTGCGCGACCTGGGCCACGGCCCCGACGGGGATGAAGAGGCGTGAGCGGCTGGCCCTGGCGCCCGGGCGGCGTGCTGTTCGACATGGACGGGGTGCTGACCCTGAACAACCACTTTCACCGGCAGGCGTGGCAGGAGGTGGCCGCAGGGGTGCTGGGCCTGCACCTGGGTGCCCACGAACTGGACACCAAGGTGGACGGCGGGCGCAACCCCGAGATCATTGAGCGCCTGACCGGACAGGTGCCGGACGAGGCGCTGGTGCGCCGGGTCCACGACACCAAGGAAGGCCGCTACCGCGCCCTGGCCGCCGGGGCGCTGCGGGAAGTGCCGGGCCTGAGCGCCTACCTGGACGCCCTGGACGCGCGCGGGATTCCCTTTGCGCTGGTCACCAGCGCCGACGCCGTGAACGTCGCCTTCGGCATGGAGGCGCTGGGCCTGGGCCACCGCTTCACTGTGCGCGTGCTGGGCGAGGACGTCACGCGCGGCAAGCCCCACCCGGAGCCCTTCGTGCTGGGGGCTGCCCGGCTGGGCCTCTCCCCCACCGACTGCCTGGCCCACGAGGACGCCGTGAATGGCGTGCGCAGCGCGGCCGGGGCCGGTTGCCGGGTGGTGGCCCTGACCACCACGGCCCCCGCCCAGGCCCTGCAGGCTGCAGGCGCCGCCCTGAGCGCGCCCGACTTCACCGGCTGGGCCGCGTGGCTGGTCTGATCCCATGAAGGGCGCCGACGCCGAAGCCCGCGCCGCCGCGCACCTGACCGGGCTGGGGCGCGCCGTGCTGGCGCGCAATTACCGCATAAGGGGCGGCGAGATTGATCTGGTCACCCGTGAAGCGGACGGCACCCTGGTCTTTACCGAGGTGCGGCACCGCGCCGACGCGGCCCACGGCCACGCCGCCGAAAGTGTGACCCCGCGCAAACTGGCCCTGATGCACCGCGCCGCCCTGACCTACCTGCTGCGCGAATGTGGCCGCGACGACCTGCCCTGCCGACTGGAGGTCCTCACGATTGACGGGCCGGTGGACGGCGGGGTGTTGGAGGTCTGGCCGGTGGAGTGAGGACAGTGGTGGTTGATGGGAGATAGAAAAAGCGCAGAGGCACGCTGCAGCGCAGTTCTGGCCCCGCACCAAATGAAAAGGCGGCCCGGTTCTCCCCGGCCGCCTTTCTCCATCAACGTTCAACTATCAACGTTT is from Deinococcus arcticus and encodes:
- a CDS encoding putative dsRNA-binding protein — encoded protein: MNVNAKGDLIARAIALGLGTPSFEVTTQGPPHEPTFRVTVRVGGEALGPGGEGRSKKDAERMAAEAALQALDGGVPATDEDGGRWPIYSAVLAGALEVAADFAPDDTSLDEVRVRAAQLYRDLLRDLGHGPDGDEEA
- a CDS encoding HAD family hydrolase codes for the protein MDGVLTLNNHFHRQAWQEVAAGVLGLHLGAHELDTKVDGGRNPEIIERLTGQVPDEALVRRVHDTKEGRYRALAAGALREVPGLSAYLDALDARGIPFALVTSADAVNVAFGMEALGLGHRFTVRVLGEDVTRGKPHPEPFVLGAARLGLSPTDCLAHEDAVNGVRSAAGAGCRVVALTTTAPAQALQAAGAALSAPDFTGWAAWLV
- a CDS encoding YraN family protein, which translates into the protein MKGADAEARAAAHLTGLGRAVLARNYRIRGGEIDLVTREADGTLVFTEVRHRADAAHGHAAESVTPRKLALMHRAALTYLLRECGRDDLPCRLEVLTIDGPVDGGVLEVWPVE